Proteins encoded in a region of the Dreissena polymorpha isolate Duluth1 chromosome 6, UMN_Dpol_1.0, whole genome shotgun sequence genome:
- the LOC127836483 gene encoding F-box only protein 6-like, whose product MGGVQAKSRNKNLHSSDVASDTVDGAYAAFDEIPDDIILEVFLRLPLTDLKSCFKVCKRFAALLDMRGFWLQKCVRDFKFSKNLLHSLSEEEDLRRLYIKRPYERNLIKNCDASQDMKHWKVTKSGGDGWQVEKEPIGSHPLSQFTRTDGPVGCWATSYGCCHKYQIIDLLEVGCSEHVLDAVRPSIRVSEWYAARFDCAAKYVLKVALLKDNKKELFWKQRISENCLYVAKEILSAGRDWFKAEHVFKDYPAGVRYIGFFHKGKDMQFWKGHFGAKFTLGSVVIDFSHTAFTE is encoded by the exons ATGGGAGGAGTCCAGGCTAAATCACGAAACAAGAATTTGCATTCAAGTGATGTAGCTTCAGACACTGTTGATGGTGCATACGCTGCTTTTGACGAAATTCCAGATGacattatactggaagtttttcTTCGACTTCCGCTCACTGACCTGAAATCATGTTTCAAGGTCTGTAAGAGATTTGCAGCTCTTCTTGACATGAGGGGTTTTTGGCTACAGAAATGTGTACGGGACTTTAAGTTTTCAAAGAATCTATTACATTCCTTGAGTGAAGAAGAAGATCTCCGAAGGCTGTATATAAAGAGACCATACGAGAGGAACTTGATAAAAAACTGTGATGCATCACAAG ATATGAAGCACTGGAAGGTGACAAAGTCAGGGGGAGATGGTTGGCAGGTAGAAAAAGAACCTATAGGCTCTCATCCATTGTCCCAATTTACTCGCACag ATGGTCCAGTTGGGTGCTGGGCCACCTCATATGGGTGCTGCCATAAATACCAGATTATAGATTTACTTGAAGTAGGCTGCAGTGAACATGTCCTTGACGCTGTGAGGCCCAGCATTCGAGTATCAGAGTG GTATGCAGCAAGGTTTGATTGCGCAGCCAAATATGTTCTGAAAGTAGCATTGCTTAAAGACAATAAGAAGGAGTTGTTTTGGAAGCAGAGAATATCAGAAAACTGCTTATATGTTGCCAAAGAAATTCTTTCAGCAGGTCGAGACTGGTTCAAA gcTGAGCACGTGTTTAAAGACTACCCAGCAGGTGTGCGGTACATTGGCTTCTTTCACAAGGGGAAGGACATGCAGTTCTGGAAAGGACACTTTGGGGCCAAGTTCACCCTTGGCTCAGTTGTCATTGACTTCAGTCATACAGCATTTACAGAATGA